From Thalassophryne amazonica chromosome 5, fThaAma1.1, whole genome shotgun sequence:
TATCTGAAACTGTAAATTACATGATTTGAAACAAATATCAGTTTGTGCAAGAATCAGTGAGCTATAGTTTATTTTTCTATGATTGGAAATATGTACTCTTTAAAGGTTTGATAGTATGTGTAATTTTGGCTAAGGTGGGAATTCTGCTCATTCTTGGGATCAGAGCAGTAAAACCATAACTTTAAGGCTTTAATTATGAACTTTGTGGTCTTCACAAATGGACTGCTGGATGAGGAAACTGAAGCAGTTACACCTGAAGCACTAAACCGTTCAGTCTGTTCCAGTGAAATGGCCTTTTAAATGTTTCTTTGCAACTAAAttgctgtatttaaaaaaaatacaaatgttttGAATATGTAATAAagaaatatgaataaaataaagtcTCATTTCTGTGAAGTGTACACAACAAATGCTGCCTGTACTAAGTGattaagcctatataaagtgaaacttgatccagaatccagatcacctccaaatgttagtggagtcttccatggtctaatatgtatctgttgaaaattttgtcaatctgtgcagtagttttgacataatcctgctaacggtaatcctttaaagcccatctaaagtgaaacttaatccataatccggatccagatcacctccaaaatttaatgagtccttccatggcctaatttgTATCTGTggtgtagttttgacgtaattctgctaAGAcagaaatgccaatgattttattacagccTTGGTGGGCATAATTATTCAGTTAACCACTGCTATCATTTTAAAGAAAAAGGCAAATTTCTTTCAAAAGTGATTAAACAAACATGGTCATTTCATTAGATATTTATTGCTGCATATTTCCAAACAAATTAGCCTGACATTCATCACCAGTGTGGCTCCATAATTGACTTGTTTAATAAATTGTTCTATAAAATAGCAAACGCCAAGAACAAGTTGATCAACACAACAGATTAACATGTTTGCAGCACTTGAATGAATCATACTTCACATAGAAAAATGCAACTCAACACAGCTGATCCAAAAACTCAAAGATTACATTTGCTCCATCTGCATAAGTGACATATGCTAGGGTATTTGACATTCAGAGTACTGTATTAGTGCTTTGTGCAGCATAATGTTTGGCAATTTGCACATTTGAAAGAAAATTGTACAGAATTATGTCTATATCAATATGtttggcataaaaaaaaaattaaaatacagtgtGGGTTGTGTTTCTAAAAGCCATTACAGTGCGTGTAAATTCAGACTTGTTTGGCCTCATCTTGATGAAAATACACTTacctaaagaagcacaaataaccAATTATACCAGATTTCAAAATACTCCAAATTTAAAACTATACTACTCCAAATTTAAAACTATACTTtatttaaaagtgtgtgtgtggtaaaAAGCATCTCTGTAATGTCAAAGTTTAAAATGCTTCATGACTGGCTGTCAAAATTTcacattaacattttttttatttttaaaggtgGGCAACACGGAAAAAAAGCCCCCATATATTAAGGATTTTAAAACCAAGCTCCCCCCCCTTGAAGTACAGTTCACACATTATGAACGAACATGCAAGAAAGAAAGTGCTGTATGACTGGATATACAATGTTCCTTGGAATGAATGACgtgaaataaaatgttaaagtCCTGAACCGATCTTACATCTGATACAGAAACATTCATGAAGTACAACAGCATGGAGGGGGGGAAATGTGTTCCTCTCAGTTCCTGATGTAAGTGTCCCAATAAATTCCACAATAATTCCAAGGTAGgcctgaaacaaacaaaaaaaagtctcttactgcaCAAAACATTTGTTTTCAGAATTGACTTAAAAGATACAAACCTTTCAAAAGGTTCCAAAGTAGAATCTACATGATATCTGGCActgcagagagggagagagagaaaaggttttttttaaacatattttaaagtTGTTTGTTTTCAGTCTGGACCTGCAGTGGGTGAGAGAGTGGCATAGGCAGACAGACATACCCCACACGTATGTCGTGGTTTTCCCCAGGTGAGTCACTTTGCAGGTGTAATCCTCACCGCTCTTGGGGGTGAAAATCACACTTTTGGTCATGTGgtactgccagttttcttcaaaggCCAGGTCTGTCTGTTTGCTATTAGGGAGTTCCGCTCCGTTCTTCAGCACCTTGATGGTGATTTCTGGAGGGTAGAAGCCACTCGCATGACAGATCAGAATGTTGGTCACCCCCAGCTGTCCTGGTGTGCGGCTGTACAACTGAACACTAGGAggggctgcaaaaaaaaaaccaacaagctGAATTATTCTgactgcaaaaacaaatctttgcTTTCAGTTTTGTGCTGGGTGAATGTTAAAAACAGCAGGAGTCATAATTCCACCACCAAACCTCAACAGGGGCTCTGTAAAGGCTGGAGGACAACCATGTGCAGTTTAATGTTATGTGCAGGACATATCTGCTGGAAAAGCAGAGGTGAAATTCATAAACTGATAAGCTGATATTAGAGGGTTTGTCACAGAGCTGCACCCAGGACCTCTCCCACTCCAACTTGGAGTCATAGGTCTAAACTGTTGGTTGAAGCCTATTATATATGTTTTAAAAATATTGTTACATGTACACATCACGGACAAAAGCTGGTGTTCAttcaaacattcattcattttctacacccgcttgctccaatgaagggtcatgggggggggcttAAGCTTATCTCAGTGGTCACTAGAAGAGAGGATGGGCCACATATGgatgaacacattcacacctatggccaatttaaagtttccaagtcACCTAATGTCTATAACTCTgaaggtgggaggaagccagaaaatcattttgggattactaggagatctttccacccccatgcttcacggttgggatggttttcttggggttgttctcatcctctaaacatggtaagtggagttgattccaaaaagctctattctggtctcatctgaccacatgaccatctcccatgcctcctctggatcatccagagggtcactggtgaacttcaaatgggtctggacatgtgctggcttgagcagggggaccttgctgccctgcaggattttaaaccatgacagcatcatgtgttactaatgtaatctttgtgactgtggtcccagctctcttcaggtcattgaccaggtcctcctgtgtaggtctgagctttctcagaatcatccttaccccacaaagtgagatcttgcatggaatcccagacggagggagactgacagtcatcttgtgtttcttccactttctaataaataattataacagttgttgtcttctaacaagctgcttgcctgttgtcctgtagtccatcccagccttgtgcaggtctacagttttgttcctggtgtccttagacagctctttggtcttggctatggtggacaggttggagtgtggttgattgagtgtgtgaacaggtgtcttttatacaggtaacaagttcaaacaggtgcaattaatacaggtaaagagggcttcttaaagaaaaattaacaggtctgtgtgagaccgaatttttgctggttggtaggtgttcaaatacttatttgcagcagtaacatacaaataaattatttaaaaaaaatcatacattgtgatttccagattttttttttacattgtgtctctcacagtggacatgcacctaagatgaaaatttcagacccctccatgatttctaagtgggagaacttgcaaaaccgcagggtcttcaaatacttattttcctcactgtatattataacagccaagtggcctgtgtgtgtgtgtgcgtgtgtatggctttgatcgcgCAGAAACCAGggcgagctgacatttgccgtttggtaagcttatgtatttgggtcaggcatgaatgctgcgaaaacggaaagctgataggacaaatatttttggagaaatagcAATTTTagataaccagtaaacaatgggaattgtgttgcaatgcaccatgggagtttggggttttggggttttaaatgttattgtggaacACAGCtctatgtagggtttttttttcacaCTACGGTGGGAAACAAGGAAAGACCGCTGTGTCTTAAAATGCTGGCAGCGGGGACTTCCGGTTATGGCGTCTTGGTAGCTAGTCGCACGTGAGAGTGCTCGCATCTGAATCCTTGATATAAATATTTAACTTCGCTCCTGACCGGACAACACTATCAGCTAGTCTTACACTGCCTTTTTACCTATTCAATATGCCTCCGAAAGTTGCTAAATCTGGCCAGCAACCTGCAAGAACAACCCCGACAAGCACCGAAGCTAGCAATGCTACAACTGCTGCTAGCACGACGGAGCCGCCTCAACTCGCCCACTTTGAATACCCGAGTCATGAAACAACCAACACTGAAATTCTTGACGCTATTCGCATGTGAATAAATTAAAGGACATAGATAAACAGATTAAAGAATTGCAAAACCAATTATTTCACCATCATGATAACAAAAAATATAAGAAGCTTCTACTGTTAAAGTCTGAATACAGCGAACTCAGCACTGCTAAAATTGCAGCTAATTTATTATGGTTGAAGCAGTCCTATTACGACCAGGGAGAGAAGGCAGGAAAGCTCTTGGCCTGGCGACTTAAAAAAATTCAATCCAATAGAGCCATCAACTCAATTACACTAAAACAATGGAGAAAATATTGTGGCCCCAACAAGAATAAACAATGCTTTTGCTGAATATTATGAAGAGTTGTACAGCTCTGAATATCCTCAAGATGAAAATACACAAAATCAATTTCTGGATAACCTAAATTTTCCAACTCTCTCTGAGGTGAATAAAAATACTTTAGATGAAAAGCTAAGTATTGAAGAACTTAAAGAAGCGCTCAGACATATGAACAGTGGCAAAGCTCCGGGCCCAGATGGCCTCCCGATAGAAATTTATAAGAAATTCCCTGATATATTGTTACCCCATCTACTTCAGATGTTTAATGAGTCATATGAAAAAGGTATTCTTCCACCATCTCTGAGAATGGCAACCATTTCTGTCATCTTAAAACCAGGCAAACCTCAAACAGACATGAGGTCGTATCGCCCCATATCGCTAATGTCATGTGACACCAAAATTTTATGTAAAGCTTTGGCCCGGACAATTGAGACCCATATCCCAAAATTAATTTGTAATGATCAAAATGGATTTGTTCTTGATCGTCAAGCCTTTCACAACACTCGCAGACTTTTAAACATATTACATGAAAAACATTTAGCCATTGGCCACGCCTTTCTATCGTTAGACGCCGAAAAGGCGTTTGACAGAATTGAATGGAGATACCTTTTTGAGACCCTTAAGAGATTTGGTTTTGGAGAAAATGATTTGAAATGGATTCAGTTACTATACACTGAACCAGTGGCCAAAATAAGAACTAATAAGCAGATGTCAAAACCCATAAAACTTTCTCGATCAACTCGCCAGGGCTGTCCCCTAAGTCcactcttatttatttttgctatt
This genomic window contains:
- the LOC117510594 gene encoding beta-2-microglobulin-like yields the protein MKTVLLLVVLLSFMDSLLAVFAPPSVQLYSRTPGQLGVTNILICHASGFYPPEITIKVLKNGAELPNSKQTDLAFEENWQYHMTKSVIFTPKSGEDYTCKVTHLGKTTTYVWVPDIM